GGGGTTGGGTGGGGGGTGGCGGTGGggagcaccccccccccccccccccccccggcccctgctcACCCTGGAGGCCATCAGCTGCCCCAGGCCCGGAGGGAAGGTGAtggaggccagcagcagcaccaccagcgcCGAGTACAGGGgcttgctggggggggggagagggggcagCTGGGACAGACGGACACACGGACACGGGATGGGGCAGGGTGTATGGACGTGGGGGGGGTGGGACGCATGGACACGCTAGGGGGACACGTGGGGTGGATGCACGGAGATGTGAAGGGGACATGGAGGTGTAAGGTGCATGGGGTGGGTGTACGGGCGGGCTGGGGGGGACGCACGGGCGGGCTGGGGGCCACGTGGCCACGTGGGGGGTGTATGGGCACGGGGGGTGGGATGCGAGGATGCACCACGGTGACACATAGGTGTGTGGGGCGCACGGAGTGGGCACACAGAGGTACTGGGGGGACACGCGGACACGCGGGGTGGTTGCACAGATGTGCTAGGGGACACGTGGGACAGACACACAGACGCCCAGGACGGACTCGGTAGCCAGCAGCCTGCCCGTGAGCCGGTTCTCCCTGACGGCCGCCAGCAGCCAGCGCTGGCAGAAGAGGTAGGCGCAGGCGATGGCACCGCAGATGgccctggggaggagagggcagcgtgcaggcagggcacaggcagggcacgggcagggaaggggcaggggaaggggcagcgtgcaggcagggtgcaggcagggtgCAGATCAAGTGCAAGCAAGGTACAGGCAAGGTACGGGCAAGGTGCAGGCAGGATAAAGGCAGGGTATGGGCATGGTATTAGCAGGGTATGAGTAAGACACAGGCAGGGTACAGGCAGGGTACAGGCAGGATATGGAAAAGATACAGGTAGAATACAGGCAGGGTATGGGCAGAATACGGGCAGGGTACGGACAAGATAAAGGCAGGGGATGGGCAGAAGATGGGCAGAGTATGGGCAGGGTAGAGGCAGAACACAGGCAGGGTATGGGCAGGGTGTGCTCAGgagcctgtccccagcaggtCCCTCCTTACCCCAAAACCATGAAGAAGAAGGTCTCCGGCAGGTCAAAGGGGAAATCAATCTTGAGGTCGCTCTTAAAAAGTGCCGCGATGGTCTCTGGGGAGGCGGGAAGGGTTTTGAGGGGAGGCCAGGAGATGCCGCGGGGCCGCACCCTGCCCGGCCTTGCCTTGCTCGCTGTTGAAGACGGCGAGGAGGCGGAACATGAAGGCGCCGCAGGTAGCGGCGAAAAAGCCACGCCAGTAATCCCGCACGGCGAAGTGGGACGACATCACCTCGATGCTGAACAGCACCCCTGGAGAAATGGGGGGGGACCCGCTCAGGGGGGCCCCGGGGGTCCTCAGCTTCGggaaggggttggggggggttCCTTACCACTGATGGGCGCCCCAAAAACCGTGGCCACGCCGACGGCTTGCGCTGCCACCAGCATCTCGTTCTGCTTGAATTTGTCCTGCGGAGGAGGGGGGAGTTAACCAAAATCCCCTGTTTTTTGAAGGGAAATgggttgttaaaaaaaaataataacatcccagcagctcccccaccTCATATTCCCTCGTGACTGACGTCCGCATCTTCCCCAGATACGCTGCGGCCATGGCGGAGAGGTGCACGAAGGGACCCTGGGGATGCGGAGGGGTCGTGGTGCTGAGCGACTGCGGTGCTGAGCAGCCGCGGTGCCGAGCCCCCCGGCAAAATTCCCAGTAGAATTCCCTGCTCACCACTTTGCCGAGGAAAATGGTGCTGCCACAAGCCAGGGTGCAGGTCAGTCCCACCACCTTGGCCCCGAAATTTTTGATGGCCAGGTACTCCTCCAGCACCACGCCGGTCAGGATGGTCTTGAGCTCGGGGATGCCGGAGCCTTGAGGGGGGGGAGAAGGTGGCATCAGCTCAGCTTGGGTTGTGGGGGGGGCtccacgggggggggggggcgggggctcCAAGTGTGGGGGGGGTTCAAGTTTTGGAAGCTCCAAATTTTGGGGGTTCCAAGGTTGGGAAgctccaaatttatttttttgggggggaacaCCTCCAATTTTGGGGAGCTTCAAATTTGGGGGGTTCCAAGTTTGGGGACTTCCAAGGTTGGGGAGCTCCAAATTTATTGGGGGTGGGTACCTTCAAGTTTGGGGAGCTCCAAATTTATTGGTGAGGACCTCCAAATTTTGGGGGTTCCAAAGTTGGAGAAATCCAagtatgggggggggggggggggggctccaaATTTTGGGTGTTCCCCACAGTGGGGGTGGTGTGGGgaggccggggcggggggggggtgggaccTGCTCACCCCCTGAATGCGGTGTGATGCTCTGGGAGAAGCCAGTGGAGAAGGCGGCCATGGCCACGGGGTAGATGGTCCATGAGAGGTACTTGAGCACCAAATAATCCCCAACCTCTTGGTAGAGCCACCTGTGGGCTGGAGAAAAAGTGCCGGGAGGGGTGCTGCCCCCAGAGacaccccccacacacacctccctccccatcccactgcccGGTTTTGGGGCTCGAGCCCCCTCGTTACCCTCGTAGAGCCTGAAGACGATGAGGTCCATCATGAAGCTGATGAGGGCCATGAGGACCCCCAGGACGAAGAGGAAGTACCAGTCCTCGCCCACGcggaagagctgctgcttcaccaGCTCCAAGCACCCTGCAgagcgaggggggggggggggtccaaaGGGGTGctactccccccccccaaataaaacCAACCCAAGGTGGCCAAAATGAGGGGCGAGGGTCTCACCTCGGAGCCTCCTGCGTGCTTTGGGGCAGGGCCGCCAGCTGTGCGCCGACACCAGCACCCTCTGCTcatcccgcagcccccccgggggcacctcggggctggggggctccaTCCCGGGGACGTTTTGGGGaccgggggctgccccggccaGTGCTGCGGGCTCTGTCTGTGCCGTGGTGGAAATGAGTTTGCAAACAAGCTCATTAAAAACGACCTTGACGAGGTGGCCAGACCCGCACGGGCTGGAGCCAGCCGGAGCGCAACGGGGAGGGTTTCAGCCTCCGAATAcgcctcgggggggggggggggggcaaatcCAACCCAGCCTGGGGGGGCTTTGAGGAAGGCTGCGGTCCCCAGCCCTCGGCGATGCCTTGGCCTCCGAGCATCTCCGTGCAAGGGAAGAGCCAAGGGTGACTCAGGCGCCCGCCGAAATTACTCAGCACGGGGGGGGTACTCACGTTACAGCCCCCCCCCACACGCATTTTTTGGCAGTGCTGCCTGGCGGGTCAGCACGGGGAATAAAGCCTTACATGGTCTGCTTGCCGAGCCGCTCACCAGCTCCTGTTTTTCTGCCCCAAAACGCGGCCTCACCCGTCCTAGGGTCAGGGGGGAAGCTTCCCGGGATGTGGCCACGTTTTGGGGGGAAGGCAGAGACCCCCCCCCGCGGgaattcccccccccccccaacacccacAGGGTGCTGCCACAGCCACCAGCTTGGCCACGCTCCAGTCCCGTGTCCCCACAAGGACacttttaataactttttattattattattactacaaACTCCACGTGGCTGGCGCGGCTGCGCTGGAAGGTGCCCTGGGACCTAGGGATTTttcccccaacccccccccccatcctctTGGGGCATCGTTTCCCCCCACATACCCCAGTGCCACCTCCCCATCCTCCTGTTTTCGGGAGCCCGCGTTATCGGGACCTGCAGGAACGCCAGCAATGGCATCGGATTCGGGACGGGGAGGAGCGGAGCCGGCGAcaggagtgggggggggggggggagaggaaaaaatttCCACGGTGTCCAGAGTGATGTAGCAGGACCTAAATTTAGCCAGTTTTACAAGAGGTCTGGAAGGCGGCCGAGAGCCTAACGGGGCTTTATAAGCTCGGCGGCTGCCCCTGAAATAGCCGGCCCCATTCGTCTTTGCCGCGAGGCCGAGGAGGGGGCTTCGCCGGCCGCTTTCGCTCCCCTCCCGCGCCGCAGACGCTCGGGGAGGTGGATGAACGTGAAATCCTCGTCTGCTTTCCGGTCGGAGCACAGCTTCCACCACCACAGCCGGTCGTCGTCGCCCGCTCGCCCCATGGAGCTTTTCGGGAGCTTCGTCCGGCCCCGCGGCGAGCCGCTGGGCTTCCCAGGCAAGTGGCGCTGGGCGAGGGCCTCAGCGCCCAGCACGGCGTCGCCCCGAGGGTGGTCGGGGGGCTTGGGCTGGGGGACCAAAGCCGGAGCCGTGGGAAACGTGTCTGAGTTATCTCGGGGGAGCGGGAAGGTTGTGGGGGGCTAAGCCAGCACTgggaggggggcgagggggcCCTGGCCactgttttggggagggggacagggaggcGCTGACCCCCCGCGCTCCCCTCCAGCTCGGCCCGGCAGCACCGGGAACATTAAGACCCTGGGCAACACCTACCAGTTCACGGTGGACGTCAGCGACTTCGCCCCCGAGGACATCATCGTCACCACCTCCAACAACCAGATCGAGGTGCACGCCGAGAAGGTGAGCGcgcccccaccaccaccccacccacccacaGCCCCCAAATCCCGTCCGCAACGCTGGCCTGGGGACATAGGGACGCCCTCCCCCAACCTCCCCCTGGTCCTGGCCGTAATTTAGCACTGGTGGGCTTAAATTCACCATTTCCTCGTTATTTTGCCCCCACGCATCACACACTGCACAAGATGCCGCGAGGTGTCCGTGCACGAGGCCGGACAAGCTGGCAGCCGCCCAGCCCCGCGATCGCACCTTTTCCAGATggttcccccccacacacaccccgaATTTCAGCCCCCCCGGGAGCACCCAGCAGCTCCAAAAAAGGCACCATTGTCCCTCCGGGTGACTCACACCTCGCCACCACACCTGCGGGGAGATAAATATTAACACCACACACAAGGTGTGACCGCAGGCCTCGCCCAAGGGCAGGGGACAGCGCGTCCCCGTGCCGCTCACAGCCTCCAACCGCCCCTTCTCCCCTCGCAGCTGGCCGGGGACGGCACCGTCATGAACACCTTCACCCACAAGTGCCAGCTGCCCGAGGACGTGGACCCCACGTCGGTGTCCTCCTCGCTGGGGGACGACGGCACGCTGACCATCCGGGCACGGCGGCAGCCCGCCAAGCACACCGAGCACGTCCAGCAGACCTTCCGGACTGAGATCAAAATCTGAGCGGCCGGGCACAGCGCCGGGGACGGGCctttcccctccacccccaacCCCGTAGGCGACGTGTGGGTAGCGTTTGGGTGACACCGGCGTTCTTTTAGCTGCGTGGGCGCGGGGGAGCCCGCCGAGCTGGCCGCAAACCCGCCGGGTTGGCAAGGAGGGGATGGGAGCGCTCCCCGCGGGCTCCCTTAGAGGCACGGGAGGTGAAACCCGCACGGGGGCACGCATCCTTCGCTTGCAACCCCTCCGGGAGGCTGCAGGCTCTGGATGCCGTCAATTTTTGGCTGGCGTGGGCGGATCGGGAAGACCTGGAAGTCCTGCAGCAGTCACCAAGGAGCCTCCGGGGGCGGTTTCACCCTGGGACGGACGTGAGGAGTGAGGCCGGGGAGCGAGCCCTTCCCCGACCCTTCGCCAGAGCTTCTCTTTGTATATACAGCTTGTACTGCGTTGTGATAAATTATTGACAACGACTGTCtcctccaccttttttttttttttcccccaaagaggCTGAGTTACAGTGCCGGGGTGGCTGCGGGTTCAGCCCTGACGGGGATGTCGGTAGCAGGTACGGCAGTTCCTCCTCCCGGACAAAAACCTGGATGCAGACAGAGCTGTCCCGAGCAGCCCGGCTCCCTCCGTGCCCGCTGCCCTGTTTATTTCCAGCCAGGGTGACTCATTTCTTCCCGGCCGCTCTATTTCTGAGCCCTTCCCTCAGCTGTTCAGCCGCTGGGCTGCCAGCCCACCTGGAAGGTCACCAATTCCCCTTCTCCCCCGCTCGCCCACCGGCAAGCCCACCGGCAGCAGGCTGCGGCACTGCCAGCAAGTCTCCCAGCCTGGCCGCCAAGCCGCAGAGCGGCCGCCAAGCCCAGGGGCTCCTTCCTTGGCGGTACCAAACGCTGCCCCAAAGCCACCCCGAGGGCGGGAGGGGAGGCCGGGCCACCGCGTCAGGGGTGGAAGGAGGCCAGGGTGCAGGAGGCCGTGTGTACAAACACAGCGCTCGGGGCGAGCGGCTGTTTATAGCGACCGCACGCCGCCGCCCAGCTCGGATTGCCGGGGCCCGTGGGGGCAAGCCGCGAGGTCGGTTCGTCCCCTGACGGCTGGTGATCTGCAGGAACGCGCCTGCAGCGCCGCAAAGGACTGGCACGAGGCTCTGCCTGCAGTCCTTTTAATTCTCCTTTATTTCCGGCTCATCATCAAGTCGGGCGAGGCAGCAGCTGATGCGGGGTTCGTCTACGCACACAGCGCTTGGGGGACTGCTTGCTGTGAGAAACAACGTTTAAACATCATCATAAAAGCTTGTAATGGCTGCAAAAGACCCAGTACAGCTCAGGAAATCAGAGCCATGGATATACAAAGGTCGGGGCACCGGACACACCTGCTCTGCCCCAAAATCGCACCCCTGGGCGCCGTGGCACCACCCACCGCGGTCACACATTGCCATCTAGTGGTGAGGGTCTGGCAGGTGTCCCTTACCCAGCAAGTCCTTcgggaaggaaaaaaggctttttcctccccaaaactgACTGGGTTTGCAGCAAGACATTTCAGAGCAGGGTAAGAGGGTGAAGGGGCAGCTCAGAGCCCCAACACCAGAACACCCCCAACACCCTCCCCTCCAGTTTGACCCCGTAACAGGCTCATTCTTGGCAGGCTGGCCATGAAACACCTACCTTATGGGGAAGCAGGAATAGGaacattatttatatatgcTTTCGGGGTTGTGTGGCCTCCGGTCTGCCCCCTACATGCGCGTGGCAGACGGGTGCCCCCACACCCACCACCATACTGCAACACGCTCTGGGCAAAGGCTGCCTTGAGAGCTCCTCAGGCGGCCACCCCGGCCCTCTGCGCTCCCTGAggtgattaaaaacaaacaggacCACTTAGAGTGGAAACGACTTTCGAGATGACCACACCAAGCCGACCCACCGCACCCACCAGCACGGAGGCTGCAGGCCGGGTACCGCCGTTGCCCTTCAGCCCATGCCCGCCCCACAGACCCGCAGCCTCCCTGTGGAGACAGCCGGCCGCCATCACAGCGGGGCGCGATGCCCCAGCCACCGCCCCTCCCAGCCAGGGGGAcgccctggggggctgcaggagccccgagcccccctcAAGGGGGGGACCTCCGGCCACAAGCCCTTCAGGGGGGGACCCCCGGCCCCGATCTCCCCTCAGGGGGGGCCGCACAGCCCCGACCCCCTCGCGGCCCCTCGCGGCCCcaaaatggcggcggggccgcaGGGCAGCGAGGGCGCCGAGCGCGCCACGTGACCCCgcccctcccacctccctcccgCGCGTGCGCGGGTCCCGGCGGcggaggggcggggagggggcgacGCCGCTTCCGCCCGgcgccaagatggcggcgccctTTGTCTGGGCCGTGTCACGGGCGGCGCTGTGaggccgccgccggccccggcatggcaggtggggctgggggggggtcggggggctcggcggggacCGGGGGAGGCGACCGGGGGGTcccgaggggccgggggggacgCGCTCCGGCCccgtgctgcaggagggggccggggccggggtcCCCAGAACACCTCAGGGGGCCCCCCGCGGTGTCAGCGCCCCGGCCAGAGCGTTGGGAGtcgggggggggaggaaaaaatggggaaaaaagggggaaaaaaaccaaacccagaGGCGGCCCCGGGCCCTGCGCAGCCCCGGCTGCGTGCCCGGAGCCAAACGCCCGGGGTCTGCGGGTGGGTGCTGGCTGCGGGCCCCCGCTcgcctctcccctccccgcgtcccccccccGGTGCTCTCAGGGCGTTGTTTCTGTGCCTGTCACGGCCCGGGGATTTTTCCCCCCTCGCCTGCCAGCCACGGACGTCAGAGCCCATCTCCTTCAGCCCCTTCTCTGTGCCGTGTCcgaaggctttttttttttttttttttaacttgactTGGGAATTGTTTAAAGTCCCCGGGCGGCTCCTGCCGCAGCTCGGTTTGACCTCTCCCTCGTTCAGCGACCAGCTCGGGAGCTAACGCGGGTGCTGCGTCCGGGTGTGCGGCACGAGGACGGCGAGGAAGCGGTGAGTGGTGCTGCCAGCCCGCCTGTGCCGGGAGTGCTCCGGTCAGGCCAGCTTCGTCTTAACCGGAATTACTGCGGAATTGGGCAGGAGTTGCTGGAAGTGAGGACGGGCTGCTCGTCACTGAGaccagcagggccagggctgcGCTGTCCCTTGAGCTGACGCCGGGGAGCGGAGGTGACGGCGAGCAGAACACAAACCTGCTCCTTGTTGTCTTCTCGGTGTAGCAGTGGACAGCTGGCTGGTGACAGCATCCAAAGGCAACGTTTGAACCATTTCTCTGCACTTGaggatcttttttattttaacagaaggCACCTGGGTGGCGGGGTGCGGAGCTGGTGCAGAGAAAAGACGCAAAACCTTTGCTCCACACCTGCCCCTGAGCGCCCTTTTGCTCTGGCTGTCAGAGCACCGTTTGCTCCGTGGCCTTTCCCCCGTCGGGTTGTGCTTTTCTCCCCACAAAAGCAGCGCTGGAGCAGCGACAGCTCGTGGGGGACGTGCCCCAGGCCCCCACAGCTCTGTTTGTCTGTGCGAGCGTGCCACGAGCGTGGGTGCTGTAGTGCCAAAGCTTTCCATCACCGTGACTGATCGGGTAACGAAAGGCTTGGCAGCTGGGTCGGGAGGAATGGgaggggaaagcagggctcctgtgctgctggtgagGTGGAAGCGGAGGGCGCCTGCTTCTGGCTCCTTGGTGTCAGACCTCGGTGCCTCGTGGGAGGAAACTTGTCGTTCAGCACCTCGATGGGCGCTGGAATGTGAGGGGGGACAAAAAGCAACACGAAACTGCCGCGACCGCTCCGGGGCAGTGAGTTTTGTGGTCTGAAATGGAGCTTCTCACCCCGCTCCTCCCAGGGGGGCTGCGCAGAGCCTGACCTCAGCACCAGGAAGCACCGAGCAAAACCCCGGGGCAGGAAGGGTCAGAGTGGTGAAAGAAGAGTCAGAGTGGTAGAAGTCATCGTTCGGATGCAAAGCGCCTCCTACAGTTTACCAAAAATAGCCTTCTGGTGCCTCAAACCGCTGTCGTTTCTCCGGTCCTGCTGAGAAAAATCCTGCTTTTCCAGGGCCATCGAGATTCCCCTGCAAGCCTTACGGGGTCGTCACGTACGCGTGGGGGTTTGCACAGATCTCGATGCAGGTGCTGACTCCTCTGGCTCTCGAGGGCTGCGTTTTGGGGCAGTCGGCGGGTTAAGAGCGCCCTGTGTTTTGGGAGAGGCGGGGGGAGGTCTTGGTGGTGGGTTAGCCCTAACGAGAGcgggcagctgggctggggctgtccGCGTGTACACCGCCGCGCCGGGAGCCTCGAGGGACGTTGGACCCGGAGGGCCTGCTGGTGGGAAACCCGTGCGGGAATGAATCGCAgaagggttggaagggaccttaaagatcatccagttccaccccccctgccGCGGGCAGGGATGACGAGGGCAGGGTGAAACGGTGCCGAAGCGCCAGAAAGCGGCGGTCAGACGTGGGAAGTGAGAGCCCTTCCCAGGCTGCGGGGTCCTCTGGGGCAGAAGAGAGTCCACACGAGTGACGCCACGGGGGTTCCTCAGGGGAACATCGGGTTTCCCAGCCTCGGCCCCGCGATGGCACCGCTGCTCTGGAAGGTTCCAGCTCTGCAACGAGAGCGCCGGCCGGCCGGGGGCTGGCAGAAGTTTTGGCTCTGTGGTAACTGGAGGCCGAAGCGCGCTCGTTGCTCACCACCCCGGGCGGAAACGAGCGCGGCTGCTGAAGGAGTCGCAAGCAGGGCTCTGCCCGCTCAGGACCCGCGCGCTCGACCTCGCGCAAGGAGGAGCGCGAGGATTTTAAGGAAGAGTTTAAGGAGCTCCAGCCGGAACAGAGGGCACGGGGAAATGCGCAGAGGTGGGCGCGGATGCGGTCTGTGGCTCCTGGGGACCGCAGGCACCCggtgcctctgctgctgtgcctgcaggtgCGTCCCGAAGGAGCTTTGTGGGACGGGAGCTTCGCGTCTGCGATGTGGTCGGGAGCCTCTGAGAAGCCGCAAGCCCCTGCCAGGGCCTGATTGATGTTGCTGTGAGCTCGCTGCACAGgctttcctttaatttttctttaaataagatCTCGTGTGACAGAAGCAAAAGGCAGTTTGGTGTCTCAGAGCGCTCCACGAGCTCCgggtttgcttgttgttttgcCAGACCCTGGTTTGTCCCCGGGCAGGAGCTCGTCCCCGCGGCTTTACCCCTGGCTGCGATGCGGGCTTTAGCTCcgaggagagcagagctgtgctcttctgtgctttcctgCACCGTCACCTTCCAGCCTCCGGCTCCCTGAGCTCCCAACACCCCTTCCCGTGGGTTTCTTTCAGCCACGGTGGCTTCCCGTGGCGAATGCCATCGGGGGAGACCGAAGGCCGCAAAGCGAGGcgctcctgctccagcagcccggCCCTTGCCGCCCGGGAGGCGACTTGGAGGTCCTGCAGCTGATCCTTCGGCACGAGGTCGCTGAGGAGCGCCGTGCTAGGACCCGTCGCAGACAGGAGGCGGCTCCCTCGCCTCGCTGCGTGCCCACGCTCCGGCAGCGCTGAAGGGAAACGCCTGGGGCTGAAGCGGCCGCCTGCAGGGCTGCGTGCTGACCTCGCCGCCTGCGGGAGGCCCCTGCGCGATCCCCCCGCTGCGTTGGGGCTCCGAGCcccttgttgttttttttttttagcgtCCGGGCTGGTTTCGCGGCTCCAGACCTGCCCTTTCCTAACGTGGATTCGCCGTGCCACTCGTGAGGGCGCTTGGGGTGAGGTGGGCTGCAAACCTCCAGAGAAGCGCAACCTGCCTGCGGAGGGCCGAGACCAAGCCTTGCCCCGGCCGTACAACTGTGCTTCGTCCCcgtgttttctcctcttcttgcTCACCCACGGCTGGCCCGACAAGCGATGAGGCCGTCCCTTCAGCCTTCGTTTCTGGACAATGTAATgagcaggagcccagcctggcagaggcGTGTGTGCCTGGGGCGAGCTGGAAACCTCGGCGGCCCCTTCCTGGCCCTGGAGCAGGAGGGTGGTGGGACCCCAAGGGATTTTGGAGCTCCTGGTCTCAGCTCCCCACAGGATGAGCTGGACGAGGATCGTGCGTTCGCCCAGAGCGCTGCTTGGGCACAAGGCTGGGGGGAGCTTTAGAGGATCCCCACCGAGCGCTGGAGGCCCGCGAGGGTCTCGAGAGGCGACTCAAAGAGCTGAAGCTTTGAGGCAGTGGAGAAACGGCGTGCGTggagggcacagcagggacccagGGGACAGCTTGgccttcagcagctctgctaaACCCCCCGCTTCCCTCAGTCTGCGGCCAACGTCCGCTGGGGGTCCCGAGCATCGTCCCGCCGCTTTCAGGCCTCCGAAGGAAGCTGGGTGCACGCGGGGGAGGGAATGAGACAGAACAGCAGCGGCCGGGCCAAGCCGGGCCTCCCTCGGTCCCCCCGACCTTCCGTGCTTCAGTCTGGGCGGATGCTTGAGGCCCAGCTGGAAGGGAGCAGGGGATTGCGATCCCCAGGGCAACCCAGGTTGCTCTGTGGCTTTCAGATCTGTCGTTCCCAGCCCTTTCGGGTTTCGCACCGCCTCGCCCTGTCTCACCCCGGGCTTTGCCTTCTCCCCGCAGCCATGGAtttcccccagcacagcaagcaAGTCCTGGAGCAGCTGAACCAGCAGCGGCAGCTGGGCTTGCTGTGCGACTGCACCTTCGTGGTGAATGGCATCAACTTCAAGGCCCACAAAGCCGTGCTGGCGGCGTGCAGCGAGTATTTCAGGATGCTCTTCGTGGACCAGAAGGATGTGGTGCACCTCGACATCAACAACACGGCAGGTAGGGGCTGGGGTGCTCTGTGGGAGGCTTTTCAACCTGTCGCGGCTTCTGAAAACCATGCGGCCGAGTCGGTGCCGTGGGTGAGAGCTGATCTCTGGGTGCCAGCGCGTGCTGTGTCCCTCGCAGGCCTGGGCCAGGTTTTGGACTTCATGTACACAGCCAAGCTGAGCCTGAACCCCGACAACGTGGAAGACGTGCTGGCCGTGGCGGGGTTCCTCCAGATGCAGGAGATCGTCAGCGCCTGCAACGCGCTCAAGTCCCTCACGGTGCTGGCAGAAAGCCCCGTGGAGAGCCAGGGGGTCCCCGCCGAGATGGGTGCGTAGCTTTCTCGCAGCCCCATCTCCCTGGGGATCCGCTTTTCCTCGTCCAGCAAGCCGCAGAGGCTCGAAATCCCCCTGCTGAGCCGCGCgctccctggctgcagccctgccccgcACCCCAGCTGGGTGACCAGATACATCTGATGCACAGAGCCTCAGTCAGAGGGCGTCCAGATGGCGTTTGTGGCTCTGATTCCCCTGTGCAGCACCGCTCGCTGGCTTTGTTGAAGACTCACTGCCTTCCTTGTCTCCCCGCGGAGTTGAGGAAAGCTGCCCGGCCTCTAGCCCCTGCATGAGCCGCAGGAGGTGGTGCGGTGTGCTGCTATGCCTCTTCCCTTGCAGGGGCTGAAAAGGCAGCCGTCGAGGACAAAGCGGTGGCAGCAGTAACGCGGGGTGATTCTGACAAACCAAAACAAGTTCCTCCCAaccaggaggggaaggaagaggcgcccgtggctgcagcagcacagcctgaggAGCAGGCGGAGCAGCTGGATGTCAAAGAGGTCCCCGCAGAAGGTCAGCAACCAGGAGGTGATGTCAAAAATCCCCCGGGCGCCCTGTCCCGCTGCCAGGCTCCGCTGCGTGGAGGCGAGCGTCTGTTTTCTCCCCGACACGCTCTGCTGTTCCTAGGTGCAGACGGCGCCGCCCAGGCGGGCCCTGCCGACggcttccccagccccacgcagcccGCGGAGGGCGCGATGGGCGgcagcagccccgcggccgAGGGCAGCGTCCCCCAGCACGCCGCGACGGGAGGTGCGTCCGCGGTGACCGCGGTGGTGGTGActgctgttttccctttcccttcctgggAGGAGGACGGGGTTGAGGGCAAAGCCAGGCTGAAGCCTTGCTGGTTTTGCTGGTGTGGCCTTCACCGTGAAAACACCGTCTGCTCCGAGTCACAGAGCCCacgggagcagagctggggcgGAGTGGGAAACGCTGCTCTGTTTGCTCAGGGTTTAGGGTTTTAGGGCTGCAAATCCAACCTGACTCCAGGCAGAGGTCCTGGCGTGTGCGCAGCACCCGTGTCGTACAGCACAGCTACCGGGACGTCCCCAAGTACACAGGGCGAGCGCCATCGCCTTAAACTCGAGCTTTGAGTTAGGAAGCATGGATGGGTTTGGTGTCTCTGGTTCTGCTCCTGAGCCGTAGTGTCCCCGTTTTCTAAATGGCTGCAGAGGTGgagctggaagggaaggaggaagagggggagatGGCGGCAGAGGATGAAGAGGAGGCTAAAATCCCCAAGGAAGTGCAGCCCAAGttagaaaatggagaaaatgccGAGGATAACGAATCAGGGAGCACTGA
This window of the Cygnus olor isolate bCygOlo1 chromosome 21, bCygOlo1.pri.v2, whole genome shotgun sequence genome carries:
- the LOC121058350 gene encoding chloride channel protein ClC-Kb-like isoform X3 — encoded protein: MEPPSPEVPPGGLRDEQRVLVSAHSWRPCPKARRRLRGCLELVKQQLFRVGEDWYFLFVLGVLMALISFMMDLIVFRLYEAHRWLYQEVGDYLVLKYLSWTIYPVAMAAFSTGFSQSITPHSGGSGIPELKTILTGVVLEEYLAIKNFGAKVVGLTCTLACGSTIFLGKVGPFVHLSAMAAAYLGKMRTSVTREYEDKFKQNEMLVAAQAVGVATVFGAPISGVLFSIEVMSSHFAVRDYWRGFFAATCGAFMFRLLAVFNSEQETIAALFKSDLKIDFPFDLPETFFFMVLGAICGAIACAYLFCQRWLLAAVRENRLTGRLLATDKPLYSALVVLLLASITFPPGLGQLMASRLSMKEHLISLFDNRTWGVLAQNASAAPAVPGDPQRLWQEWCHPSATIFGTLAFFLLLKFWMLTLATTLPLPAGYFMPIFIYGAAIGRLTGEVVASLFPHGLRVEATTHPIVPGGYALAGAAAFSGAVTHSISTALLVCEATGHLAHVLPVVLAVLVANAIAQKCQPSFYDGTIIVKKLPYLPRIRSRHMASYRVVVEEFMDRRVVAVAKGDGFEEVLAALSATTNGEYPVVESAGSPTLVGTVSRGQLVTFLQSHEHPRAPPGLLQEKPASMGTVGDDCAIEPVMLQLSPWTSLHQAHHLFELLKLQRIFVTRYGQLAGAVTRAELRRAIEELANPK
- the LOC121058350 gene encoding chloride channel protein ClC-Kb-like isoform X1; amino-acid sequence: MEPPSPEVPPGGLRDEQRVLVSAHSWRPCPKARRRLRGCLELVKQQLFRVGEDWYFLFVLGVLMALISFMMDLIVFRLYEGNEGARAPKPGSGMGREVCVGGVSGGSTPPGTFSPAHRWLYQEVGDYLVLKYLSWTIYPVAMAAFSTGFSQSITPHSGGSGIPELKTILTGVVLEEYLAIKNFGAKVVGLTCTLACGSTIFLGKVGPFVHLSAMAAAYLGKMRTSVTREYEDKFKQNEMLVAAQAVGVATVFGAPISGVLFSIEVMSSHFAVRDYWRGFFAATCGAFMFRLLAVFNSEQETIAALFKSDLKIDFPFDLPETFFFMVLGAICGAIACAYLFCQRWLLAAVRENRLTGRLLATDKPLYSALVVLLLASITFPPGLGQLMASRLSMKEHLISLFDNRTWGVLAQNASAAPAVPGDPQRLWQEWCHPSATIFGTLAFFLLLKFWMLTLATTLPLPAGYFMPIFIYGAAIGRLTGEVVASLFPHGLRVEATTHPIVPGGYALAGAAAFSGAVTHSISTALLVCEATGHLAHVLPVVLAVLVANAIAQKCQPSFYDGTIIVKKLPYLPRIRSRHMASYRVVVEEFMDRRVVAVAKGDGFEEVLAALSATTNGEYPVVESAGSPTLVGTVSRGQLVTFLQSHEHPRAPPGLLQEKPASMGTVGDDCAIEPVMLQLSPWTSLHQAHHLFELLKLQRIFVTRYGQLAGAVTRAELRRAIEELANPK
- the LOC121058350 gene encoding chloride channel protein ClC-Kb-like isoform X2, translated to MEPPSPEVPPGGLRDEQRVLVSAHSWRPCPKARRRLRGCLELVKQQLFRVGEDWYFLFVLGVLMALISFMMDLIVFRLYEGNEGARAPKPGSGMGREVCVGGVSGGSTPPGTFSPAHRWLYQEVGDYLVLKYLSWTIYPVAMAAFSTGFSQSITPHSGGSGIPELKTILTGVVLEEYLAIKNFGAKVVGLTCTLACGSTIFLGKVGPFVHLSAMAAAYLGKMRTSVTREYEDKFKQNEMLVAAQAVGVATVFGAPISGVLFSIEVMSSHFAVRDYWRGFFAATCGAFMFRLLAVFNSEQETIAALFKSDLKIDFPFDLPETFFFMVLGKPLYSALVVLLLASITFPPGLGQLMASRLSMKEHLISLFDNRTWGVLAQNASAAPAVPGDPQRLWQEWCHPSATIFGTLAFFLLLKFWMLTLATTLPLPAGYFMPIFIYGAAIGRLTGEVVASLFPHGLRVEATTHPIVPGGYALAGAAAFSGAVTHSISTALLVCEATGHLAHVLPVVLAVLVANAIAQKCQPSFYDGTIIVKKLPYLPRIRSRHMASYRVVVEEFMDRRVVAVAKGDGFEEVLAALSATTNGEYPVVESAGSPTLVGTVSRGQLVTFLQSHEHPRAPPGLLQEKPASMGTVGDDCAIEPVMLQLSPWTSLHQAHHLFELLKLQRIFVTRYGQLAGAVTRAELRRAIEELANPK